In the Leptotrichia sp. oral taxon 847 genome, one interval contains:
- a CDS encoding type IV secretory system conjugative DNA transfer family protein, with amino-acid sequence MQTGKIPNLKITSLKQKLIKASIMSAILLIATFIISSTYYVAILQYPDFFGEGLFTIFNQKIYLLNLFDNDMKVVFERTPLATQKLKIVFFVLFLSVPVPFLFLRKKKWKDEFGSARWGNYDDLRPNKKGKNKIATLDFLADEGVVIGEVKEKVLHDNENTHMSLIAPTRGGKGVGFVIPTLVEGWKQSVVVLDIKKENFNMSSGHRAQAFDNNIIKFEALADTSSKYNPLDELGFMTSREIEKVRSIALNIVGEEKTNDPFWNLSAVDIMSSVLLYAFYSKRRIGDKPTKVRATITDAVKFITDPNVNLLDKLKKYKNGQDFLLFDDDKEILKKIYYNESDKVLIEKGLHPFVANQFSYLAQMPDRTLQSVVAIAKAKLAVFELPTVTKNTSRSDFKIMDIVDGEKPVSLYIVVSPGDIELLSPLIRVMIVQMVDKLSSDIRKKKNRVLFLLDEFTSIGKMTKIEKGLAYVAGFGIKIVIVLQGIDQLIATYGKENGILSNCQTRIFFRPNDNETAEYLHKQLGVKTIRTRSYSYSKSGRSKNTNWTHRDLLTLSEIAQFPSGKSIILTGIKPPLAPDKVLFFERDDMLKATKEQPRFYSEGQLFFEKKDNMGRFEVDRLKTKIVNKRLYHQILEEKEQEKKYEIEQIEKMKRIEINKILKEISDTDQDTTEYKKKLLEIVQSFRDNELIKNIGLIVIAELRKLDKIDFEKDKDLIEQFRNVVKKANSFPKNEKLDEIDSNKIIMMAKRQFN; translated from the coding sequence ATGCAAACAGGAAAAATACCTAATTTAAAAATAACAAGTCTTAAACAAAAATTAATAAAAGCTTCAATAATGTCAGCTATATTACTTATTGCAACTTTTATTATATCATCGACTTATTATGTTGCAATATTGCAGTATCCTGATTTTTTTGGAGAAGGACTATTTACAATATTTAATCAAAAAATATATTTATTAAATTTATTTGATAATGATATGAAGGTAGTTTTTGAAAGAACGCCACTTGCAACACAAAAATTAAAAATAGTATTTTTCGTACTTTTTTTATCTGTTCCTGTTCCTTTTCTATTTTTAAGAAAAAAAAAGTGGAAAGATGAATTTGGTTCGGCAAGATGGGGTAATTATGACGATCTAAGACCAAATAAAAAAGGAAAAAATAAAATTGCAACACTTGATTTTTTAGCAGATGAAGGAGTAGTAATCGGAGAAGTTAAAGAAAAAGTATTGCATGATAATGAAAATACACATATGTCTTTAATTGCACCAACTAGAGGGGGAAAAGGAGTTGGGTTTGTAATTCCTACGCTTGTAGAAGGCTGGAAGCAATCAGTAGTTGTATTGGATATAAAGAAAGAAAATTTTAATATGAGTTCAGGGCATAGAGCACAAGCTTTTGATAATAATATTATAAAATTTGAAGCACTTGCTGACACCAGCTCCAAATATAATCCGCTTGATGAACTGGGATTTATGACTTCAAGAGAAATAGAAAAAGTTAGAAGTATTGCTCTTAATATTGTCGGAGAAGAAAAAACAAATGATCCATTTTGGAATTTATCGGCAGTAGATATTATGTCTTCAGTATTACTTTATGCTTTTTATTCTAAAAGAAGAATAGGGGATAAGCCTACAAAAGTTAGAGCAACAATAACAGACGCTGTAAAATTTATAACTGACCCAAATGTTAATTTGTTAGATAAATTGAAAAAATATAAAAATGGTCAGGATTTTTTACTTTTTGATGATGATAAAGAAATACTTAAAAAGATTTACTATAATGAAAGTGATAAAGTGCTCATCGAAAAAGGATTACATCCCTTTGTAGCAAATCAGTTTTCATATTTAGCGCAAATGCCTGATAGAACACTGCAAAGTGTTGTTGCAATAGCAAAGGCAAAATTAGCAGTATTTGAGTTGCCTACTGTAACGAAAAATACATCAAGAAGTGATTTTAAAATAATGGATATTGTTGATGGAGAAAAACCAGTAAGTTTGTATATAGTAGTTTCTCCGGGAGATATTGAGCTTTTATCACCTTTAATAAGAGTAATGATAGTACAAATGGTAGATAAATTATCATCAGACATTAGAAAGAAAAAAAACAGAGTTTTATTTTTGTTGGATGAATTTACAAGTATTGGTAAAATGACAAAAATAGAAAAAGGATTAGCATATGTTGCTGGATTTGGAATAAAAATTGTAATTGTTTTGCAAGGGATAGACCAATTAATAGCAACTTACGGTAAAGAAAATGGAATTTTATCAAATTGTCAAACAAGGATATTTTTTAGACCCAACGATAATGAAACGGCAGAGTATCTTCATAAACAGTTAGGAGTAAAAACAATAAGAACAAGATCTTATTCGTATTCTAAAAGTGGAAGAAGCAAAAATACAAACTGGACACACAGAGATTTACTTACATTATCAGAAATAGCACAATTTCCAAGTGGAAAGTCAATAATTTTAACTGGAATAAAACCACCACTTGCACCAGATAAAGTTTTATTTTTTGAAAGAGATGATATGTTAAAAGCAACTAAGGAACAACCACGATTTTATTCTGAAGGTCAGTTATTTTTTGAAAAAAAAGATAATATGGGAAGATTTGAAGTCGATAGATTGAAAACAAAAATAGTAAATAAAAGATTATATCATCAAATTCTTGAAGAAAAAGAACAAGAAAAGAAGTATGAAATTGAGCAGATAGAAAAGATGAAAAGAATTGAGATAAATAAAATATTAAAAGAAATATCGGATACAGACCAGGATACAACAGAATATAAGAAAAAACTATTAGAAATTGTACAGTCATTTAGAGATAATGAATTAATAAAAAATATAGGTTTAATAGTAATTGCAGAATTGAGAAAACTAGATAAAATTGATTTCGAAAAGGATAAAGATTTGATAGAACAATTTAGAAATGTTGTAAAAAAAGCTAATAGTTTTCCAAAAAATGAAAAACTAGATGAAATAGATTCTAATAAAATTATTATGATGGCAAAAAGACAATTTAATTAA
- the trbB gene encoding P-type conjugative transfer ATPase TrbB encodes MNDNFYQMNEIEKQKYKKEQDRLYFERLLGEDFLKLLKDDFVTEIMLNNDEEKHLWVDKFGEGMVETNIIVNNVEALKIIENVANLNKKVVNDDNPILSGSLPNGERFEAIIGECVNFSPIMAIRKPPAKIFTLDEYVEKKVITEKQKDFIVQKFVSERKNILIVGGTSSGKTTFANACLEKLTNTKDRIIIIEDTQELKCKSKNIVRLKSTYKIVTSLLLKSTMRFNPTRVMIGEARDGQTCLDFLMALNSGHPGGLVTVHADSAELGLKKVEQYINMVSQKPQEEMIASAFDIIVFIERDENQNRKIKEVLYLEGWDEVSKKYILTPVVS; translated from the coding sequence ATGAACGATAATTTTTATCAAATGAATGAAATTGAGAAGCAAAAATATAAAAAAGAGCAAGATCGGTTATATTTTGAAAGACTTTTGGGAGAAGATTTTTTAAAATTACTTAAAGATGATTTTGTAACTGAAATTATGCTGAATAATGATGAAGAAAAACATTTGTGGGTGGATAAATTTGGCGAAGGAATGGTTGAAACAAATATTATAGTTAACAATGTTGAAGCATTAAAAATTATTGAAAATGTAGCAAATTTAAATAAAAAGGTTGTAAATGATGATAATCCAATTTTAAGTGGTTCTCTTCCAAATGGAGAAAGATTTGAAGCTATAATTGGAGAATGTGTAAATTTTAGTCCGATTATGGCAATAAGAAAGCCACCTGCAAAGATTTTTACTTTAGATGAATATGTAGAAAAAAAAGTTATAACTGAAAAACAAAAGGATTTTATAGTTCAAAAATTTGTAAGTGAAAGAAAAAATATATTAATTGTTGGAGGAACAAGTAGCGGTAAAACAACTTTTGCTAATGCTTGTTTGGAGAAATTAACGAATACAAAAGATAGGATAATCATTATTGAAGATACACAGGAATTAAAATGTAAGTCAAAAAATATTGTGAGGCTTAAATCAACTTATAAAATAGTAACTTCATTACTATTAAAGTCAACGATGAGATTTAATCCTACTAGAGTAATGATTGGAGAAGCAAGAGATGGGCAAACGTGTTTAGATTTTCTTATGGCACTAAATTCAGGACATCCAGGTGGACTTGTAACAGTGCATGCTGATTCTGCTGAACTTGGATTAAAAAAAGTAGAACAATACATAAATATGGTTAGTCAGAAGCCACAGGAAGAAATGATAGCCAGTGCATTTGATATTATTGTATTTATTGAAAGAGATGAAAATCAGAACAGAAAAATAAAAGAAGTTTTATATTTGGAAGGTTGGGATGAAGTTAGTAAAAAATACATCTTAACCCCTGTAGTAAGTTAA
- a CDS encoding VirB3 family type IV secretion system protein, with amino-acid sequence MKIPVYKSLLEIKTFFGVPQPVFIGLVMFSVVLFVFIKFWAMFPFTILLMLLKAVSKDDPLFLIIFLGSFKNKNYYNP; translated from the coding sequence ATGAAAATACCAGTATATAAATCATTATTAGAAATAAAAACTTTTTTTGGAGTTCCACAACCTGTATTCATTGGATTAGTAATGTTTAGTGTAGTTTTATTTGTTTTCATAAAATTTTGGGCAATGTTTCCATTTACGATACTTCTTATGCTATTGAAAGCAGTATCAAAAGATGATCCATTATTTTTAATAATTTTTTTGGGTTCGTTTAAAAATAAAAATTATTATAATCCTTAA
- a CDS encoding TraG/VirB4 family ATPase translates to MYKNKLLQDYEQSMQFFIPAAAMVDEDGNSENQNPKFIVVNKNFSYSMCLKIRFLDLDYFTEEEKESKLKILNNLIKRLPEGFVIHSEFQREKINDTRIKRNYEKIPTFLIENRRKEIFSSDNFYKTEYYITLSYFIQNDLSRNIFETVIEKKDEEETAESFLYMKRLQEFKEGVADFIEQLRSVSLEIEILSDDKLMGYLYSTVNQKFIEKLKLSNSILLDSQLSKSSYTFGKHPQVGDKYLATLTLTAFPEEIKDRIFQDLEKLNFEYRFCSRYIVLDREESKKLIEKFRDFHRGKKYSFLQYFTSAINKKESSNPDEYAIIKANEAGNALTELKTGFLEYGIYTIAIIVTAYTKNELEEYIKDINKILTALDFTVSVDKYNTLDTVIGAIPGQVSSNIRRMPINSMLFTGLSPVSSIFQGFENNDYLRDEALMITRTSSRDIFYLNLHIGDVGHSFIIGPTGAGKSVLIGMIAAEFAKYDNSQIFIFDKGRSSKILTTLCGGDFFDLGNYELSFQPLADIDISSEKEFARDWLINIFEAENIVVTPALKEKIWVALTNLSTNDKRDRTIERLHSHLQDDELKQAIYQYTKYGAYGQFFDNNTDNFSNNSFISFEMGDVMEQPKVAPHILNYMFHRLERDKFKKGKRTLLVLDEAWVFIDNAQMRNKIRDWLKTLRKLGVAVLFATQSLDDIINSNIASAIIDACKTKILLPNEYAKTSWSDLYRKLGLNDKEIQDINDAQQKQDYFYKSTKGARMFQLELSQLELALVGSTDKVDFDKIDELKQKYKNDLKMLNLSWLDWKLSHLNIETEKRLIRENY, encoded by the coding sequence ATGTATAAAAATAAATTATTACAGGATTATGAACAAAGTATGCAGTTTTTTATTCCAGCTGCTGCAATGGTCGATGAAGATGGAAATTCAGAAAATCAAAATCCAAAATTTATTGTAGTGAATAAAAATTTCAGTTATTCAATGTGTCTAAAAATAAGATTTCTTGACTTAGATTATTTTACTGAAGAAGAAAAAGAATCAAAATTAAAGATACTCAATAATTTAATAAAAAGATTACCTGAAGGATTTGTTATTCATTCAGAATTTCAAAGGGAAAAAATAAATGATACTAGAATAAAAAGAAATTATGAAAAAATTCCAACTTTTCTTATAGAGAATAGAAGAAAAGAGATATTTTCATCAGATAATTTTTATAAAACTGAATATTATATAACTTTATCTTATTTCATACAAAATGATTTGAGTAGAAATATTTTTGAAACAGTAATTGAAAAAAAAGATGAGGAAGAAACAGCAGAAAGCTTTTTATATATGAAAAGATTGCAAGAATTTAAGGAAGGAGTTGCTGATTTTATTGAGCAATTGAGATCAGTTTCATTAGAAATTGAAATATTAAGTGATGATAAACTTATGGGTTATCTATATTCAACGGTAAATCAGAAATTTATTGAAAAACTTAAATTATCTAATTCAATTTTACTTGATTCACAACTTTCTAAAAGCTCTTATACATTTGGAAAACATCCACAAGTAGGAGATAAGTATTTAGCTACTTTAACACTTACAGCATTTCCTGAAGAAATAAAAGATAGAATATTTCAGGATTTAGAAAAATTAAATTTTGAATATAGGTTTTGCAGTAGATATATAGTTTTAGATAGAGAAGAATCGAAAAAATTAATTGAAAAATTTAGAGATTTTCATCGAGGGAAAAAATATAGTTTTTTACAATATTTTACTTCAGCCATAAACAAAAAAGAATCAAGTAATCCTGATGAGTATGCAATAATTAAAGCAAATGAAGCAGGTAATGCTTTAACAGAATTAAAAACAGGATTTTTAGAATATGGAATTTATACAATTGCGATAATTGTAACTGCTTACACAAAAAATGAATTGGAAGAGTACATTAAAGATATAAATAAAATTTTAACGGCTCTTGATTTTACAGTTTCTGTCGACAAATATAATACTCTTGATACAGTAATTGGAGCAATACCAGGGCAAGTATCGAGTAATATACGTAGGATGCCTATAAATAGTATGTTATTTACGGGATTATCTCCTGTTTCTTCAATATTTCAAGGTTTTGAAAATAATGATTATTTAAGAGATGAAGCTTTAATGATAACAAGAACTAGCAGTAGAGATATATTTTATCTCAATTTACATATAGGGGATGTAGGTCATAGCTTTATAATTGGACCAACTGGGGCAGGAAAATCAGTATTGATTGGTATGATTGCAGCTGAATTTGCTAAATACGATAATTCTCAAATTTTTATTTTTGATAAGGGTCGTTCAAGTAAAATACTCACTACATTATGTGGTGGAGATTTTTTTGACTTGGGAAATTATGAGTTATCATTTCAACCACTTGCTGATATTGATATAAGCAGTGAAAAAGAATTTGCGAGAGATTGGCTTATTAATATTTTTGAAGCTGAAAATATTGTGGTAACTCCTGCATTGAAGGAGAAGATTTGGGTAGCGCTTACAAATTTATCGACAAATGATAAAAGAGACAGAACAATAGAAAGATTACATTCGCATTTACAAGATGATGAATTAAAACAAGCAATATATCAGTATACTAAATATGGAGCATATGGACAATTTTTTGACAATAATACTGATAATTTTTCTAATAACTCTTTCATTTCCTTTGAAATGGGAGATGTAATGGAACAACCAAAAGTAGCACCTCATATTTTAAATTACATGTTTCACAGGCTTGAAAGAGATAAATTTAAAAAAGGGAAAAGAACATTACTCGTTTTAGACGAAGCATGGGTGTTCATAGATAATGCACAAATGCGAAATAAAATTAGAGATTGGCTTAAGACATTAAGAAAATTAGGGGTAGCAGTATTATTTGCAACACAATCATTAGATGATATTATAAATTCTAATATTGCTTCGGCAATAATAGATGCTTGTAAAACAAAAATTTTATTGCCAAATGAATACGCAAAAACAAGTTGGTCAGATCTTTATAGGAAATTAGGATTAAATGATAAAGAAATACAAGATATAAATGACGCACAACAAAAACAAGATTATTTTTACAAATCAACTAAAGGTGCTAGAATGTTCCAGCTGGAATTATCTCAATTGGAATTGGCATTAGTTGGATCAACAGATAAAGTTGATTTTGATAAAATTGATGAATTAAAACAAAAATATAAAAATGACTTAAAAATGCTTAATTTATCATGGTTAGATTGGAAATTAAGTCATTTAAACATAGAAACTGAAAAAAGATTAATACGTGAAAATTATTAA
- a CDS encoding type IV secretion system protein has product MKEIKIFEWIAKPLIDIIDSGLTSLITAMIIFAVILALYDFALATINHQDIRQVIITKILKYGFFLGIISEYKKVKDVLLDGFVSFFKIFTGSETSLENVADEILNETMKNLNKMFEEAMITPTPNNVVNILFLIFIYILCVVLLVFVLYKVLHAIMRFYIVLGLAIIFIPCFLFEGVRSVGQKFINAVFSAGIKLTVLLIIQKVSMDIIMQQTVGTTKKTGFWSTVTFGFIQNIDISQIISFVTVFGVCSVIIFFYEPITSFFLYGAGETLTIGQIYKGAKGMASNTLGFQEMRQTLGGGEE; this is encoded by the coding sequence ATGAAGGAAATAAAAATATTCGAATGGATTGCTAAACCGCTTATAGATATAATAGATTCAGGATTAACATCTTTAATAACTGCAATGATTATATTTGCAGTAATTCTTGCATTATATGATTTCGCATTAGCAACTATAAATCATCAAGATATACGACAAGTTATTATTACAAAAATATTAAAATATGGCTTTTTTTTAGGTATAATAAGCGAATATAAAAAAGTTAAAGATGTCTTGCTTGATGGATTTGTATCATTTTTTAAAATATTCACAGGTAGTGAAACTTCATTAGAAAATGTAGCTGATGAAATATTGAATGAAACAATGAAAAATTTAAATAAAATGTTTGAGGAAGCAATGATTACACCAACTCCAAACAATGTCGTAAATATATTGTTTTTAATATTTATCTATATCTTATGTGTTGTCTTGCTTGTGTTTGTATTATATAAAGTATTACATGCGATAATGAGATTTTATATAGTTTTAGGACTTGCAATAATTTTTATTCCTTGTTTTTTGTTTGAGGGAGTAAGAAGCGTTGGTCAAAAATTTATAAATGCTGTATTTTCAGCAGGAATAAAATTAACAGTGCTTTTAATAATTCAAAAAGTTTCAATGGATATAATTATGCAACAAACGGTAGGAACAACTAAAAAAACTGGATTTTGGTCAACTGTTACATTTGGATTTATACAAAATATTGATATTAGTCAAATAATATCGTTTGTTACAGTATTTGGAGTATGTTCTGTCATAATATTTTTTTATGAACCAATAACTTCATTTTTTTTGTATGGAGCTGGAGAAACCTTAACAATAGGACAAATTTATAAAGGCGCAAAAGGTATGGCAAGTAATACTTTAGGATTTCAAGAGATGAGACAGACATTAGGAGGTGGTGAAGAATAA
- a CDS encoding type IV secretion system protein — translation MEINFDEILVKPFIDKIDSGLITVSQGVLVFATLLALIDFTFTMIRTIENRDQLMKSMMERMLKYTFWFGIILNYTKIKEILLDTFIGLANVFSDKNIDTSVIIGDVFNKNMADINKILDAANTMTGLGNMGWKLLYYFCWILAFILLIWIIVSILFAVIAFHFVAGISILFICFATFDGTNSLGEKFITAVVGAGMNLAVILIIELLCNNVMEDYLFPNGAVTDAINKPQLIFGWLGIFAVFS, via the coding sequence ATGGAGATAAATTTTGATGAAATTTTAGTTAAGCCATTTATTGATAAAATAGACTCGGGACTTATAACAGTATCACAAGGGGTTTTAGTGTTTGCAACTCTACTTGCTTTAATAGATTTTACCTTTACTATGATAAGAACAATTGAAAATCGTGATCAACTTATGAAATCAATGATGGAGCGAATGTTAAAATATACTTTTTGGTTTGGAATAATCCTAAATTATACAAAAATAAAAGAAATTTTACTTGATACTTTTATTGGTCTTGCTAATGTTTTTTCTGATAAAAATATAGATACTTCAGTAATAATTGGAGATGTGTTTAATAAAAATATGGCTGATATAAATAAAATTTTAGATGCAGCGAATACAATGACTGGATTAGGAAATATGGGGTGGAAATTACTTTATTATTTTTGTTGGATTTTAGCCTTTATATTATTGATATGGATTATTGTATCAATTCTTTTTGCGGTGATTGCATTTCATTTTGTCGCTGGTATATCAATATTGTTTATATGTTTTGCAACATTTGATGGAACAAATTCATTAGGAGAAAAATTTATAACAGCAGTAGTAGGTGCAGGAATGAATCTTGCTGTTATACTTATAATAGAACTACTTTGTAACAATGTTATGGAAGATTACCTTTTTCCAAATGGAGCAGTAACAGATGCTATAAATAAACCTCAATTAATTTTTGGATGGCTTGGAATTTTTGCGGTTTTTTCATAA
- a CDS encoding C40 family peptidase translates to MKRIIIVILFFILNILVFSEKTCNDTDFRQAMVNYANAQVGKPYSMIGPRVGPTSFDCSGLMSASIKAGGMTSISGKKGDFGTTALGLRQSSGTLISRNDFSNLKPGDIIHFSPYSSGTTGHVGIVVSNLGNGRVEMIDARGKKYGVRRRIKNLAADGHYLGATSATQILKNNSCTSIVDENGQIVVPPAGSTVGDTLTGDDASRGFTNETYEIDWDKISQKFLDQINSGVDRLLGGIGYLMVIMCCIDFTYYLIKKKGE, encoded by the coding sequence ATGAAAAGAATAATAATAGTAATATTATTTTTTATATTAAATATACTGGTATTTTCAGAGAAAACTTGTAATGACACTGACTTCAGACAAGCAATGGTAAATTATGCCAATGCTCAAGTTGGAAAACCTTACAGTATGATAGGACCTCGTGTTGGACCTACGTCTTTTGATTGTTCTGGACTTATGTCAGCTAGTATAAAAGCGGGTGGTATGACTTCTATTTCAGGAAAGAAAGGAGATTTTGGTACAACAGCTTTAGGATTGAGACAATCTAGTGGAACATTAATATCTAGAAATGATTTTTCTAATTTAAAACCAGGAGATATAATACATTTTTCACCTTATTCAAGTGGAACAACAGGACACGTAGGTATAGTAGTTTCAAATCTTGGTAATGGTAGAGTAGAAATGATTGACGCAAGAGGAAAAAAATATGGAGTGCGAAGAAGAATAAAAAATTTAGCAGCAGATGGTCATTATTTAGGGGCGACAAGTGCAACTCAAATTTTGAAGAATAATAGCTGTACTAGTATTGTGGATGAAAATGGACAGATAGTTGTCCCGCCCGCAGGTTCAACGGTGGGCGACACTTTAACTGGAGATGACGCAAGTAGGGGATTTACAAATGAAACTTATGAAATTGATTGGGATAAAATATCACAAAAATTTTTAGATCAAATTAATTCAGGAGTTGATAGATTACTAGGTGGAATTGGTTATCTTATGGTTATAATGTGCTGTATTGATTTTACGTATTATTTGATTAAAAAGAAAGGAGAATGA
- a CDS encoding type IV secretion system protein, whose product MFSSESLVRFVKYAFWFGVINQFRELQEIFYDSFLSIALAFGIKYPSLNSIWNKLMSNVEKILNIITTWGSHMFLGKIQLLPQLILMIIILIIFLILVIRIMIELVLVKIQFFLTTGISTFFIPFEVFEKTRRVLGGKVLMTTLISGIRIAVMVTIVSVVISGFDKVTIESIKTMDDIKDGYQEIVRYLILTGIGVLLVQKCDDIVKTLNGR is encoded by the coding sequence GTGTTTTCAAGTGAAAGTTTAGTTAGATTCGTAAAATATGCTTTTTGGTTTGGAGTGATTAATCAATTTAGAGAACTTCAGGAAATATTTTATGATAGTTTTTTATCAATCGCACTTGCATTTGGAATTAAGTATCCAAGTTTAAATAGCATTTGGAATAAATTAATGTCAAATGTTGAAAAAATACTAAATATTATTACAACATGGGGTTCACATATGTTTTTAGGGAAGATACAATTATTACCACAATTAATTTTGATGATAATCATTTTAATAATATTTTTAATTTTAGTTATAAGAATAATGATTGAATTGGTTTTGGTAAAAATACAATTTTTTCTTACAACTGGAATATCAACTTTTTTTATACCCTTTGAAGTTTTTGAAAAAACAAGAAGAGTATTAGGTGGAAAAGTCTTGATGACAACTTTAATATCAGGAATAAGGATAGCTGTTATGGTAACCATTGTTTCAGTGGTTATAAGTGGATTTGACAAAGTAACAATTGAAAGTATTAAGACAATGGATGATATAAAGGACGGATATCAAGAAATTGTAAGATATCTAATTTTAACAGGGATAGGAGTTCTTCTGGTACAAAAGTGTGATGATATTGTGAAAACATTAAATGGAAGATAG